The Odocoileus virginianus isolate 20LAN1187 ecotype Illinois chromosome 2, Ovbor_1.2, whole genome shotgun sequence genomic interval TTTTGTTGTAGCATTTGGTAGTATATTGTGTGATTTTCAGTGtggtttatatgaaatatatctgaatttttaaaaagcaaagaaaggacTCCCCTGATTCATGTACATAGTGTcacatttatgtaaaaattaaaaactttgccTCTAGTTCTTACTATTTTTTGGCTATAAAATATATGTTCCCTGACATGTGTTCCCTGACATGTGGTTCGTGTTCCCTGAcagagatcgaaccctggccCTGGGCAGTGATAGTATGGAGCCCTAACTACTgggcagccagggaattccctgccttTAGTTCTTAAAACACATGGAGTTGTTTTTAATGCAGTAGGAAATAAAGATTTAGTTTAATGTTTCTTCATAGTAATAATGaacttctaaaatttaatttttaaagggttCATGCTTTCTTCACTACTCTGCAATAGATGTCCCTGACTAAAATTGAAATACCAATctggcaatttcatctctatACCAAAAAATAGACTCAGATAAATGATGGGTAATTTTGATGCAAAGTATTCCATAAGGATTTGCTCAGAAGAGTAGAACAAAGGGGCTTGCTTAGCCAACTATTACAAGAGCTGGAGAATGAAGGTCAAAGGAGTGACCCTTGAAGACTAAAATAGCGACAACTAAAGATTTCAAcctaaaatgtaaaatagatggtTTTAAAAGTTTGATGGGTAGTAgctgaaaaatctaaaaaaatactgaaaagttcCACAAAATGTCTCAACCTGCTGCAGCCATGCAGGCAGCTCTTAGAAGTCCACTGGGAAATTTCTGTGAATTTCACTTATGCCTGTTTTTGCCTGTAATGTAATTACCTCTAGAAAGTAACACCTTCTTCTTTACTGCCTTCTAAATTTCTCGTGAGTTCTTATTAGAAAGCATTAAACTTGAataatacagaaaggaaaaatctgaaaatgtttcCAACCTCATTGCTACAAGGAGGGGAAGACTTAGAAGTGGGTGATGATGATGCTAAATTCACAACAGACAATCTAGTAGTGCATAAGGAAAGGTGGGGCTGGGTAGGAGGCTGCAAGTCCTAGTAAGAAGGTGAGGGATGTGTGATTCAAAACCACCCAAAATGAGCCCATTTTAGATCAGCTaaccttgtgtctcagctggtaatgcgggagacctgggtttgatccctgggttgggaaaatctactggagaagggaaaggctccagtattctccagtattctggcctggagaattccatggactatacatgtctcaaagagtcggacacgactgagtgactttcactttcatttttcaaccTGCAACTGGCCACAGAAGCATGAGTGAGACCTGCCATGTCCAGAAAAATCACCATTCTGAACTGAGTCAGCCAAGCCTCAACCAACCCTCTGAATTGTAAGTAACATAAACGTTTTCTTCAAAAGAAACATCTTTACAAAAACCTCTCATGCCCACCTCTTAGCACTTTTTAGGTCTAACAATCTATATCTTTAGCCTTCCTCTAGCTTGGGAGTCTTAGGAGTTATGACATTGATTACTGGACATTTCCTATAAACATCTTCACTTTATGTCTTACAACTCACTTTGTTACCTGGTGTCTATCAGATCTTGGTTCCTCAGTTGAAATAGCCAATTTGTTGTCCTGAAACACACTGCCCCCACTACCAGTGATCATCAGAGTGAGCTAGAATGTGTCTGTCTGGATAGTTCTGATTTGTTAAGTCTCAAGTAAAGTGACATCTTCTCAAGGAAGCTTTTCATGTATCCTCTGCCACTAGGCTGAGCTAACTATTCTTCCTCCCCAGGACACAGTGTTCCATATACATGACTATAGTCCTTGgcaatgccaatgcaggagatgcagactcgatccctgggtcaggaagatcccctgaagaaggaaatggcaacccactccagtgttcttgcctggagaattccatggacagagaagcctggcgggttacagttcatggggttgcaaagagtcagacatgactgagcaactaaacaataacaacactgACTCCACTCTGGAGTTAGACAGCCAAGATTCAATCCTTCTTTTCACTAACTGTGATCCTAAAGTGTTCGCCACCTCTTTGAGCCTGAGTTTCTCAACATGTCTCTGAGGGTTGCTGTCAGGATTAAAGTAGAAGATTTTATCACATAGTAAATTATTTGACTGGCACCTGAAACAATAGAGgtgacatttattttgttgttgattaTCTGCAAAGGTCTTGGGAGAAAGTAAGTGTGGGTTCTATTCCTGAAGAACAAAAGAAGTACATTTATTATGTGGGAAGAGAAAAATTGAGTATGTTgtagagaacttccctggtggttccactgcaggggatgtgggttcgatctctggttgggaaacttaaaagatcccacatgctttgcagtgtggccaaaaagtgaaaaaaaattatttttctttccttgcaaGTTGTAGCAGGACTCGGGGTCTCTGGATGCCTGGGTGTCTGGGAGCAAGAGGAACCATATTCTcaccaaaatggaaaattctttagaAACAGGGATATGAATGTTCAggtacattttataaaactttaaaatctgGGGAAGGGCCAGCCCTGACAGCTTCCATTTAATGGCAGCAGCCAAAGTGGCATAGCATCCTCAAAGTATTTTCCAATCCCCATTATCCAAGAAAAGAGCAAATTAAGTTTTATAAAGCATATCCCCCcttattttttccccaacaagTATAAGAATACTGTCAATAAAGATTTCTGAGTGACAGCTAAGAAAGGAAGACAAGGGAGCCATATTTTCAATAAtttgtatttacatataattGAGGAAATAGAATCACAGGGActgtttttaaaggaaaggtAAATATCAGTTGGAAGAATATGTTCTCTTGCTCAAGAGTTTTCTCAAGGCCCGtttcatgtctttatttctcaGGCTATAAATAAAGGGGTTCAACATGGGAGTGACCACCGTGTACATCACTGAAGCAATTATGTTACTGTCATTGGTGTTGTTGGATGATGGAAGAAAATATACACCAATAATTGCCCCATAGTAGAGAGTCACTACTGAGAGATGAGAGCCACATGTGGACAAGGCTTTGCCGATGCCCTTGGCAGAGGGTACCCGGAGGATGGTGGCCCCAATATGGCCATAAGAAACCAGGATGCATACAAATGGAAGCATAATGGCTGTTAACCCTGCAGTGAAGATTACCAACTGGTTGAGGGAAGTGTCTGAGCAGGACAATTTGAGCAGGGCAGCAAGATCACAGAAGAAGTAGGGGATAGTGTTGTCCGCACAGAACGACAGCCGGGCTAGGAGAAGGGTGTGCCAAAGAGCAAAAGCACAAGCAATGAGCCAGGATCCAAGCACCAGCGTGACACAGACAGTCTGGCTCATGGTGGTGGTATAATGCAgagggtggcagatggccacatacCTGTCATAGGCCATCGAAGTGATCAGGAAGCTGTCCAGATCAGCAAGGAGTATGAAAAAATACGTCTGTGAAAGGCACCCTGCATAGGGGATGGATTTGTGCTTAGTCTGCATGATCATAAGCATTTTAGGGACAGTGACAGATGAGAAAGTAATATCAGTGAGGGCCAAgtggctgaggaagaagtacatgggggtgtggaggcgaGAGTCCAGTCTGATGAGCAGAACGATGAGTAGGTTCCCCACCACCGTGATCAGGTACACACCCAGGAACAAGGCGAAGAACACACCCTGCTGCTCTGGCCAGATGGGGAGCCCCAGGAGAAGGAACTCGGACACACTGCTCTGGTTCTCCATGGTCATCAGCTGAAGGGGATTAGTAGGGAAAGTTGAAGGGAAAAGGTGAATGTCTTGGGATAATAATGTGATCATCGTGGCAGAGCATGATAAAGATGTTCTTTTGATTTAGGGAAGGTCTTCACCGATCTTTTCTTACATTTATACCATGTTTTCTGGATAAATGTAGCAAAAGTGTATGTTTCTTTCTCAATCTGGTGCCAGATTCTGTGAATGACAATATTAACAGTTAATTTTTGTTAAATACTATCCTTATTCATTGTTCTTATGGCTTCTGTGTAGTAACTAATGTAATATTCTTCAGAATGGGAGCCATGtagatactattaatattattatttccactttccAGATGGGGTACTTGAAGCAGACAGTCTCAACAGACCCTGAGGTAAGAAGGGAAGCTGGGATTTGGACCCAAGCATGTTGACTCCAGAATTTGTTCtctggaaacaaaacaaattat includes:
- the LOC110146687 gene encoding olfactory receptor 1J1-like, whose protein sequence is MTMENQSSVSEFLLLGLPIWPEQQGVFFALFLGVYLITVVGNLLIVLLIRLDSRLHTPMYFFLSHLALTDITFSSVTVPKMLMIMQTKHKSIPYAGCLSQTYFFILLADLDSFLITSMAYDRYVAICHPLHYTTTMSQTVCVTLVLGSWLIACAFALWHTLLLARLSFCADNTIPYFFCDLAALLKLSCSDTSLNQLVIFTAGLTAIMLPFVCILVSYGHIGATILRVPSAKGIGKALSTCGSHLSVVTLYYGAIIGVYFLPSSNNTNDSNIIASVMYTVVTPMLNPFIYSLRNKDMKRALRKLLSKRTYSSN